One window of Thioflexithrix psekupsensis genomic DNA carries:
- a CDS encoding helix-turn-helix domain-containing protein: protein MNHALILTIEQWENLNPVFSPPHTEDEYQQKIVWLEELLMIVGDDEQHPLSKLVDTLATLIESYENKHHPVPDATPAELLNFLMSAHDIKQSDLPEIGSQGVVSEILNGKRQLNLRQIKALSERFGLPVDAFI from the coding sequence ATGAATCACGCATTAATTTTAACCATTGAACAATGGGAAAATCTGAATCCTGTATTTTCACCACCACACACAGAAGACGAATATCAACAGAAAATAGTGTGGCTAGAAGAGCTATTGATGATCGTAGGCGATGATGAACAACATCCATTATCTAAATTGGTGGATACATTGGCTACGTTAATTGAGTCTTATGAAAATAAACATCATCCCGTTCCCGATGCAACGCCAGCAGAACTATTAAATTTTCTAATGTCGGCACACGATATAAAACAAAGCGATTTACCAGAAATTGGCAGTCAAGGTGTCGTGTCTGAAATTTTAAACGGAAAACGTCAACTAAATCTGAGACAAATCAAAGCATTAAGTGAACGATTTGGCCTGCCAGTAGATGCGTTTATTTGA
- a CDS encoding type III pantothenate kinase, which yields MKLLIDIGNTCLKWASAQQGQLSPQQRITHHGRDVMPSLAEHWHALPIPEQGVFISSVAHPLYVQQIRDFCQQQWQCEPVLIRSTAQFGQIRSAYPQPERLGVDRWLALIGAWFVLEGRSCCVVDCGTAITLDVLTSDGQHQGGLILPGIGKMHQILAQDTHALGQYHRDPPPLSPDSPLLANHSQHAIQLGIYYAVIGLIEHVTAAYSADPLQLILTGGAATLLRSALPTHCHYWPDLVLQGLLKASELQ from the coding sequence ATGAAACTTCTTATTGACATTGGCAATACTTGTCTAAAATGGGCGAGCGCACAGCAGGGACAATTAAGTCCACAACAACGTATCACTCATCACGGACGCGATGTGATGCCGAGTCTGGCCGAACACTGGCACGCGCTGCCAATACCCGAACAAGGCGTATTTATTAGCAGTGTCGCCCATCCGCTTTATGTGCAGCAAATTCGTGATTTTTGCCAACAACAATGGCAGTGTGAACCCGTCTTAATTCGCAGTACGGCACAATTCGGACAAATTCGTAGCGCGTATCCACAGCCAGAGCGTCTAGGCGTAGATCGTTGGTTGGCGTTAATTGGGGCGTGGTTTGTGTTGGAAGGGCGCAGTTGTTGTGTGGTGGATTGTGGTACGGCGATTACTTTGGATGTGTTGACTTCGGATGGACAACATCAAGGCGGTTTAATTCTACCGGGCATCGGCAAAATGCACCAGATTTTGGCACAAGATACCCATGCTTTAGGGCAATATCACCGCGATCCGCCCCCTTTATCGCCCGACAGTCCTTTGCTGGCAAATCACAGCCAACACGCGATACAATTGGGCATCTATTATGCCGTGATCGGTCTGATTGAACATGTGACTGCCGCTTATTCTGCCGATCCGCTACAATTAATCCTTACCGGTGGCGCGGCGACTTTGCTACGCTCTGCCCTGCCGACCCATTGTCATTATTGGCCTGATTTGGTGTTACAAGGGCTGTTAAAAGCGAGTGAATTGCAATGA
- a CDS encoding response regulator, translating into MSETDNLPTIIVVDDSATSISLYQFSVEPLPVRFIGFKSPAEALPFLQEHTPALIFLDIIMPGMDGLTFLRHLRTLPHQKETPVIMVTSKDYAQDRYIARQLGALDFVIKPLRFKEIRDLVCHYTDIPSIDEPSKPQ; encoded by the coding sequence ATGAGCGAAACGGATAACCTGCCAACGATCATCGTCGTGGACGACAGTGCCACGTCAATTTCCCTCTACCAGTTCAGTGTAGAGCCTTTGCCCGTGCGTTTTATTGGCTTTAAATCGCCCGCCGAGGCATTGCCTTTTTTACAAGAACATACGCCTGCGCTAATTTTTCTCGACATTATTATGCCGGGAATGGATGGCTTGACTTTCCTGCGTCACTTGCGCACGTTGCCGCATCAAAAAGAAACGCCCGTGATCATGGTGACTTCAAAAGATTACGCGCAAGATCGCTATATTGCCAGACAATTAGGGGCTTTAGATTTTGTCATTAAGCCGCTGCGTTTTAAAGAGATACGAGATTTAGTCTGTCATTACACGGATATTCCTTCCATTGATGAACCCAGTAAACCACAATGA
- a CDS encoding MBL fold metallo-hydrolase has product MSQSTSDLNYLRFWGVRGSYPAPFGSHLRVGGNTSCVELCADGHVLICDAGSGIIPLGNQLMGQSQIREVLVVLTHYHWDHISGLPFFVPAFVPGWRVNLFGPGNSAEEIEKRISGQMLDPYFPVEVETWMADIRYLEMENNQLRYGPFTIESFNVHHPGSTFGYRIQVRGKTIIYASDNELSFIDKNIENRRAELDNYELQLINAMQEEERIKALEVIQDAHVFIHDAQYTPEDYNKKRGWGHSCYIETVNFAADANIKQLYLFHVDPNYNDSKIELLHRDSIKILHDRQSSMQCHIAREGLTLDLDAL; this is encoded by the coding sequence ATGAGTCAAAGCACTTCTGATTTAAATTATCTTCGCTTTTGGGGCGTGCGCGGTTCTTATCCTGCGCCGTTTGGCAGTCATTTGCGGGTGGGTGGCAATACCTCTTGTGTGGAGTTGTGTGCGGATGGACACGTGCTGATTTGTGATGCGGGATCGGGCATTATTCCTTTGGGGAATCAGCTCATGGGACAAAGTCAAATCCGTGAAGTATTAGTGGTTCTCACGCATTATCATTGGGATCATATTTCGGGTTTACCTTTTTTTGTCCCTGCTTTTGTGCCGGGGTGGCGCGTTAATTTGTTCGGCCCTGGTAACAGTGCGGAGGAAATTGAAAAACGCATTTCTGGGCAAATGTTAGACCCTTATTTTCCCGTAGAAGTAGAAACCTGGATGGCGGATATTCGCTATTTAGAAATGGAAAATAATCAATTGCGTTATGGCCCATTTACGATTGAAAGTTTTAACGTGCATCATCCGGGCAGCACTTTTGGTTATCGCATTCAAGTGCGCGGAAAGACCATTATTTATGCGTCGGACAACGAGTTGTCATTTATTGATAAAAATATCGAAAATCGACGCGCTGAATTAGATAATTATGAATTGCAATTGATCAACGCCATGCAGGAAGAAGAGCGTATTAAGGCGTTGGAAGTGATTCAAGATGCGCATGTTTTTATTCACGATGCGCAATATACGCCCGAAGATTATAATAAAAAACGCGGTTGGGGTCATTCTTGTTATATTGAAACGGTCAATTTTGCGGCCGATGCCAATATTAAGCAATTATATTTATTCCATGTCGATCCGAATTATAATGATTCTAAAATTGAATTATTACATCGAGATTCTATAAAAATTTTGCATGATCGCCAATCGTCTATGCAATGCCACATTGCACGCGAAGGGCTAACCTTAGATTTAGATGCGCTATAA
- a CDS encoding type II secretion system F family protein, producing the protein MRYKYQATDEQSQTITGILTADSERAAMRQLQKRGLTVVTIAPLTADTLDQRRAQQRPPSRDILVVLHELTTLLESDVSLIEAIESLAHSSHHPFLTQAFAQMAQRLRQGAAFSVILKESPLNLPWYMHQLIEAGELTGKVANALRDGVAQMEYEEKVRNELRNAMIYPVILILSGITAVILIFTLVVPRFANILQNRGDEIPLLAQWVLGTGMFLNHHADSLMIGLVVVAIVGAYLLNQAQVRVRLHNGLANLPVLGSWLLESETARWAAMMGTLLENKVSLLRALELASHGVKLPSLLARLQQVTRAVRAGTSLSQALQDNDALTPTGHNLIRAGEKAGELPRMLRSLARLLEESGRVRMKRFLLLIEPIAILLIGGVIGVIITGVILAITSVNDIAF; encoded by the coding sequence ATGCGCTATAAGTACCAAGCCACCGACGAACAAAGTCAAACCATTACCGGTATTTTAACCGCTGACAGTGAACGCGCTGCGATGCGGCAATTGCAAAAACGCGGTTTAACCGTGGTGACTATCGCGCCGCTGACGGCCGACACGCTCGATCAACGTCGCGCCCAACAACGCCCGCCTTCGCGTGATATTCTTGTTGTTTTACATGAATTAACCACGTTGCTAGAATCCGATGTGTCTTTGATCGAAGCCATTGAATCACTGGCACATTCTTCTCACCATCCTTTTTTGACCCAAGCCTTTGCTCAGATGGCGCAGCGATTGCGTCAAGGCGCGGCTTTTTCCGTGATTCTCAAGGAAAGCCCGCTGAATCTACCGTGGTACATGCACCAGTTGATCGAAGCGGGAGAATTAACCGGTAAGGTTGCCAATGCCTTACGCGATGGTGTGGCGCAAATGGAATATGAGGAAAAAGTGCGAAATGAATTGCGTAATGCCATGATTTATCCTGTGATTTTGATTCTTTCTGGAATAACGGCGGTGATTCTAATTTTCACCTTAGTGGTGCCTCGTTTTGCCAATATTCTACAAAATCGCGGTGATGAGATTCCACTGCTGGCACAATGGGTTTTGGGGACGGGGATGTTTTTAAATCACCACGCTGACAGTCTCATGATAGGCTTGGTGGTGGTGGCGATTGTGGGCGCGTATTTGCTCAATCAAGCGCAGGTAAGGGTGCGTTTACACAATGGGTTAGCCAATTTACCCGTATTAGGCAGTTGGTTGTTGGAATCGGAAACGGCACGTTGGGCGGCGATGATGGGGACTTTATTGGAAAATAAAGTGTCTTTATTGCGGGCTTTAGAATTGGCATCGCACGGGGTAAAATTACCCAGTTTATTGGCGCGCTTGCAACAGGTGACGCGGGCAGTGCGCGCGGGAACCAGTTTGTCCCAAGCCTTGCAGGATAATGACGCGCTCACGCCAACCGGTCATAATTTAATTCGCGCCGGAGAAAAAGCTGGCGAATTGCCGCGTATGTTGCGTTCATTGGCGCGTTTATTAGAAGAAAGCGGCCGCGTGCGAATGAAACGTTTTTTATTATTAATTGAACCGATTGCAATTTTACTGATTGGTGGTGTAATTGGGGTAATTATTACGGGAGTTATTTTGGCGATTACTAGCGTGAATGACATTGCGTTTTAA
- a CDS encoding sensor histidine kinase — MKKFIRSFNTLRVRIIIGIGWVFLPLIYALSIASDQIKELVYFSQKAVQNYSEITLSIAAIHAETNELNRKAQQSIVVPEIYLEIYRLRSKIVRNIAHELLQTTKQYNEFEGLILQYLEEEENIYQYLTDKTVKHDREKLAEKMEVLEAITSKMLISDAMMNKTNQEIAHKGTHIIYSLTYKVLLLFFFTVLVSSWLIYIINQAFKKMEQAINNLGAGQLDNPIQIKGSSDVARLGQQLEWLRQRLNDLEASKIRFIQHVSHDLKTPLTAVKESINLIRASGFQLLNPDQQELVEIAERNSLKLQKLIEDLLNFQNAYTQAIRLELTLQRIDFLIEQVCGQHCLTLRSRQLDLKLDLMAITLSVDKEKFYTIIDNLLSNALKYAPSHSVISMRSWQDDKQFFLTIHDDGVGIPKAHRSHIFDPFYQVNLPAQGAIKGSGLGLAIVQYYVHAHQGTIEILDTEHGTTFQISLPLS, encoded by the coding sequence GTTCAAAATTATAGTGAAATTACCTTGTCAATCGCTGCTATTCACGCAGAAACAAATGAGTTAAATCGTAAAGCACAACAATCTATTGTTGTGCCAGAAATTTATTTAGAAATTTATCGATTGCGCAGTAAAATTGTGAGAAATATCGCTCATGAATTATTACAGACGACCAAACAATATAATGAATTTGAAGGGTTAATTTTGCAGTATTTGGAAGAAGAAGAAAATATTTATCAATATCTCACTGATAAAACAGTAAAACACGACAGAGAAAAATTAGCAGAAAAAATGGAAGTGTTAGAAGCCATTACGTCAAAAATGCTGATTAGTGATGCCATGATGAATAAAACGAATCAAGAAATTGCACATAAAGGTACTCATATTATTTATTCTCTAACTTATAAAGTGCTTTTATTATTCTTTTTTACGGTGCTGGTCAGTTCTTGGTTAATTTATATCATTAATCAAGCATTTAAAAAAATGGAACAGGCAATTAATAATTTAGGCGCAGGCCAATTAGATAATCCTATCCAAATTAAAGGCAGCAGCGACGTGGCGCGATTAGGGCAGCAATTGGAGTGGTTAAGACAGCGGTTAAATGATTTAGAAGCCAGTAAAATTCGCTTTATTCAGCATGTGTCTCATGATTTAAAAACACCATTAACAGCCGTTAAAGAAAGTATTAACTTAATACGTGCTTCTGGTTTTCAATTATTGAATCCAGATCAGCAGGAATTGGTTGAAATTGCAGAGCGTAATAGTTTGAAACTGCAAAAACTGATTGAAGATTTATTAAATTTTCAAAATGCTTATACGCAAGCGATTCGTTTGGAATTAACGTTGCAGCGTATTGATTTTTTAATTGAGCAGGTGTGTGGACAACATTGTTTAACTTTACGATCACGGCAATTAGATTTAAAATTAGATTTAATGGCGATCACCTTATCGGTTGATAAAGAAAAGTTTTATACGATTATCGATAATTTGTTATCGAATGCTTTAAAATATGCCCCGTCGCACAGCGTGATCAGTATGCGTTCTTGGCAGGATGATAAACAATTTTTTCTTACGATTCATGATGATGGCGTGGGCATTCCTAAAGCCCATCGATCACATATTTTTGATCCGTTTTATCAGGTCAATTTGCCCGCACAAGGTGCGATTAAAGGCAGTGGTTTAGGATTGGCGATTGTGCAGTATTATGTTCATGCCCATCAAGGCACGATTGAAATTTTAGATACGGAACATGGCACGACGTTTCAAATTAGTTTGCCATTGAGTTAA